In Arthrobacter sp. SLBN-112, a genomic segment contains:
- a CDS encoding GMC oxidoreductase gives MSSNRYPAAVDVAIVGSGPTASAYARILSERAPGASIAMFEVGPTVSNPPGAHVKNIEDENLRAAAQRASEGPGAGAETVNSPGAVKSGERRARPGTYLLQDGYAFPGEDGMPVAAMSSNVGGMAAHWTAACPRPGGKERIGFLPDLEQLLEEAGRLLGVTTSAFESAPFSRLVHDRLAAAVDDGRNPAFHVQPMPLAVHRRGDGRLVWSGSDVVMGDATRENPRFDLFDESLVRRVLVEGGRAAGVEVEDRRGGGTHRVAARYVVVGGDALRTPQLLWASGIRPDALGRYLNDQSQVVFATRLRGVSVEEGQARADGALSEQSGVTWVPYTDDMPFHGQIMQLDASPIPLAEDDPVVPGSIVGLGLFCAKDLQREDRVAFDDGTLDSCGMPALRIHYSLTEKDREVLERAQQEIVRLGKAVGEPLDERPFVLPPGASLHYQGTTRMGQYDDGGSVCSPDSEVWQVPGLFVAGNGVIPTATACNPTLTSVALAVRGAGKIAAELADTLLMSDSDNRMTK, from the coding sequence GTGAGCAGCAACCGCTACCCGGCCGCCGTCGATGTAGCGATCGTCGGCAGCGGCCCCACCGCGTCCGCGTATGCCCGCATCCTCAGCGAGAGGGCTCCCGGAGCCAGCATCGCCATGTTTGAGGTGGGTCCCACGGTGAGCAATCCGCCGGGCGCCCACGTCAAGAACATCGAGGATGAGAACCTCCGTGCAGCCGCCCAGCGGGCATCGGAAGGCCCCGGGGCCGGGGCCGAGACGGTCAACTCACCCGGCGCCGTCAAGAGCGGCGAACGCCGGGCCCGGCCCGGAACGTACCTGCTGCAGGACGGCTACGCGTTCCCCGGTGAGGACGGGATGCCCGTAGCGGCAATGTCCAGCAACGTGGGCGGCATGGCCGCCCACTGGACCGCCGCCTGCCCCCGCCCCGGCGGAAAGGAGCGCATCGGTTTCCTGCCGGACCTGGAGCAACTGCTGGAGGAAGCCGGCCGCCTCCTCGGCGTCACCACTTCCGCCTTCGAGTCGGCACCGTTCTCCCGCCTCGTCCACGACCGTCTCGCCGCCGCCGTTGACGACGGCCGAAACCCGGCCTTCCACGTCCAGCCCATGCCGCTCGCTGTTCACCGGCGTGGCGACGGCCGCCTCGTGTGGTCCGGATCCGACGTCGTCATGGGCGATGCCACCCGGGAAAACCCACGGTTCGACCTGTTCGACGAGTCCTTGGTCCGGCGTGTCCTGGTCGAGGGCGGGCGCGCCGCCGGTGTGGAGGTGGAAGACCGCCGCGGTGGAGGCACGCACCGGGTGGCCGCGCGCTATGTGGTGGTGGGCGGTGACGCCCTGCGCACCCCCCAGTTGCTGTGGGCGTCCGGAATCAGGCCCGATGCACTGGGCCGGTACCTCAATGACCAGTCGCAGGTGGTATTTGCCACCCGTCTTCGCGGCGTCAGCGTCGAGGAGGGGCAGGCGCGTGCAGACGGAGCCCTCAGTGAGCAAAGTGGCGTGACCTGGGTGCCCTATACGGATGACATGCCCTTCCACGGCCAGATCATGCAGTTGGATGCTTCGCCCATTCCCTTGGCTGAGGACGACCCCGTCGTTCCCGGATCGATCGTGGGGCTGGGGCTGTTCTGCGCCAAGGACCTCCAGCGCGAGGACAGGGTGGCGTTCGACGATGGCACGCTGGACAGCTGCGGGATGCCTGCCCTGCGCATCCACTACAGCCTGACCGAAAAGGACCGGGAGGTGCTGGAGCGGGCCCAGCAGGAGATCGTGCGGCTCGGCAAGGCCGTGGGGGAGCCGCTTGATGAGCGGCCCTTCGTCCTCCCGCCGGGTGCCTCGCTGCACTACCAGGGCACCACACGGATGGGGCAGTACGACGACGGCGGGAGCGTGTGTTCCCCGGACAGCGAGGTCTGGCAGGTCCCCGGCCTCTTCGTGGCCGGCAATGGCGTAATTCCCACCGCTACGGCGTGCAATCCTACCCTGACATCGGTGGCGCTCGCGGTCCGCGGGGCAGGAAAGATCGCTGCGGAACTCGCCGATACTTTACTTATGTCTGATTCAGACAATAGAATGACTAAATAA
- a CDS encoding DUF2188 domain-containing protein, with protein sequence MAQGDIETYYEDGHWKNKREGADRAFGAGYGTKEEAVAAGRDAAKADKVEHVIKNQDGRIGEKFSYGNDPRNVPG encoded by the coding sequence ATGGCTCAGGGTGATATCGAGACGTACTACGAAGACGGCCACTGGAAGAACAAGCGCGAAGGCGCTGATCGTGCTTTCGGGGCCGGCTATGGCACAAAGGAAGAGGCGGTGGCCGCCGGCCGGGACGCCGCGAAAGCGGACAAGGTGGAACACGTCATCAAGAACCAGGATGGCCGGATCGGTGAGAAGTTCAGCTACGGCAACGATCCCCGGAACGTCCCGGGCTGA
- a CDS encoding ABC transporter permease subunit encodes MTATMQPKSEAAEAPRRGKRAPGAGRPARPRSRSLEFGHWWWALPGIALVIAIHYVATGIGGFFAFTNWTGIGSFKITGLYNFEAIFKDPTKVGALSNTLFLAFGSVLLGNVAGLIIALGLNRVLKTRYILRTLFFMPVVLSPLATAYIWKYIFDFNGPINVLLKAAGLGELAKPWLADPQWAIWTVLVVLVWSSTGFAMVIFMAGLAGVAVEVEEAAAIDGANLWQRFRNVTLPAIRPAVAIATTLGIVQGLRVFDPIMALTGGGPAGATETLATQVYKQAFALGNFGGGAALALVLAFIILIFAVIQQRLTRSNPED; translated from the coding sequence ATGACTGCGACGATGCAACCCAAGAGCGAAGCAGCAGAAGCACCCCGGCGAGGCAAGCGCGCGCCGGGGGCGGGCCGTCCCGCCCGTCCCCGGTCCCGCTCCCTGGAGTTTGGACACTGGTGGTGGGCGCTCCCCGGGATCGCCCTCGTCATCGCCATCCACTACGTGGCAACCGGTATCGGCGGGTTCTTCGCCTTCACCAACTGGACGGGAATCGGTTCCTTCAAGATCACCGGTTTGTACAACTTCGAGGCAATTTTCAAGGACCCCACGAAGGTCGGCGCCCTCTCCAACACGCTGTTCCTGGCCTTCGGGTCGGTATTGCTGGGCAACGTCGCCGGGTTGATCATCGCACTGGGACTGAACCGGGTCCTGAAGACGCGCTACATCCTCCGCACGCTCTTCTTCATGCCGGTGGTCCTTAGCCCGCTTGCCACCGCCTACATCTGGAAGTACATCTTCGACTTCAACGGCCCCATCAACGTCCTGCTGAAGGCAGCCGGCCTCGGAGAACTGGCAAAGCCCTGGCTCGCCGACCCCCAGTGGGCCATCTGGACGGTCCTTGTTGTCCTCGTGTGGTCCTCCACCGGGTTCGCCATGGTGATCTTCATGGCCGGACTCGCCGGTGTTGCGGTGGAGGTCGAAGAAGCCGCGGCGATCGACGGCGCCAACCTGTGGCAGCGCTTCCGGAACGTCACGCTGCCGGCGATCCGTCCCGCCGTCGCGATCGCCACCACGCTGGGAATTGTCCAGGGCCTCCGGGTCTTCGACCCCATCATGGCACTCACCGGCGGCGGCCCGGCAGGGGCCACGGAAACGCTTGCCACGCAGGTGTACAAGCAGGCGTTCGCGCTGGGCAACTTTGGCGGGGGAGCTGCCCTGGCCCTGGTCCTCGCCTTCATCATCCTGATCTTCGCCGTGATCCAGCAGCGGCTGACGCGATCGAATCCTGAGGACTAA
- a CDS encoding DUF6379 domain-containing protein, translating to MLLERDLIQSAGFRNVTEGGRVTGFQFRVRMPSYRGMAASLIDGVAVRVGSLVDVEPHVPLWSFGGRTFTLQQLWESDGVRWPLEEAAVITVPLDGGLPQGVHELTIELRLRMSYIPVEHQPTVHRVSRKVTLAPEGGEGTFQYGVSLYSSMGDYGTVLDLETALAHVADIGATGVEILGEGHVPGYPEPSPAWTDHWFNLLEKYSLEPTNYGSWIDTRLHPGRSMTAAEGAEALQRDLKLASRLGFSFVRPKIGVVSSDLVPDPIWTESVERSLDLAHELGVVICPEIHSPTPIKHPVVDDYIGLIERTGTKNFGLLIDTGIFQDRPIPLREGESRETRPAFLDGIGVDPGDLKDIAPYVVFIQAKFHDINEQLEDQQIPWHPVLQALKDAGYTGFLSSEYEGDRTPWRAIEQVRRQHAPDSAHHVQPRLTHPSSQ from the coding sequence ATGCTTCTCGAAAGAGACCTCATCCAGTCCGCAGGCTTCCGCAACGTCACCGAAGGCGGTCGCGTCACAGGGTTCCAGTTCCGGGTCCGGATGCCCTCCTACCGGGGCATGGCCGCGTCCCTCATCGACGGCGTCGCTGTGCGCGTGGGCAGCCTGGTGGACGTGGAGCCCCACGTACCGCTGTGGAGTTTCGGGGGCCGCACCTTCACCCTGCAGCAGTTGTGGGAAAGCGACGGCGTCCGGTGGCCTTTGGAGGAGGCGGCGGTCATCACCGTCCCGCTCGACGGCGGCCTGCCGCAGGGAGTGCACGAACTTACTATTGAGCTGCGCCTCAGGATGTCCTACATCCCGGTGGAGCATCAGCCCACAGTCCACCGGGTCAGCCGCAAGGTCACGCTGGCGCCCGAAGGTGGTGAGGGCACGTTCCAATACGGCGTCTCCCTTTATAGCTCCATGGGCGACTACGGGACCGTCCTGGACCTGGAAACCGCCCTGGCCCACGTGGCCGACATTGGCGCCACCGGTGTTGAGATCCTTGGCGAGGGGCACGTCCCCGGCTACCCGGAACCGTCCCCGGCCTGGACTGATCACTGGTTCAACCTGCTCGAGAAATACTCGCTGGAGCCCACCAACTACGGGTCGTGGATCGATACCCGGCTGCACCCGGGGCGGTCCATGACCGCCGCCGAAGGGGCGGAGGCGCTGCAGAGGGACCTGAAACTCGCCAGCCGGCTGGGCTTCAGCTTCGTCCGGCCCAAGATTGGCGTCGTCTCCAGCGACCTTGTGCCGGATCCCATCTGGACCGAATCCGTGGAGCGGTCACTGGACCTGGCGCATGAGCTGGGAGTGGTCATCTGCCCCGAGATCCACTCCCCGACACCCATCAAACACCCCGTGGTGGACGACTACATTGGCTTGATCGAGCGCACCGGCACCAAGAATTTCGGCCTGCTCATCGATACCGGGATCTTCCAGGACCGCCCCATCCCGCTGCGCGAAGGGGAGAGCCGGGAAACCCGGCCAGCGTTCCTGGACGGCATCGGCGTCGACCCCGGAGACCTGAAGGACATAGCACCGTACGTGGTGTTCATCCAGGCAAAATTCCACGACATCAACGAGCAGTTGGAAGACCAGCAAATTCCGTGGCATCCGGTGCTCCAAGCCCTCAAGGACGCCGGCTACACCGGCTTCCTGTCCAGCGAGTACGAGGGCGACCGGACTCCGTGGCGGGCCATCGAACAGGTGCGGCGCCAGCACGCGCCTGATTCGGCGCATCACGTCCAACCTCGCCTGACCCATCCCAGCTCACAGTAA
- a CDS encoding nuclear transport factor 2 family protein: MAGNREAFERFVEIFYTQKRVREAFGFLVADEYRQHNPSIPDGPEAAIRMLTPKFDDAPDSRFEVQRILVDGDLAMVHVRASGPGRPDAAVADIYRFEAGRIVEHWDVLQPVPDHPVHDHPMF, from the coding sequence ATGGCCGGCAACCGCGAGGCGTTTGAACGCTTCGTGGAGATCTTCTACACCCAAAAACGGGTGCGGGAAGCCTTCGGGTTCCTTGTCGCCGACGAGTACCGGCAGCACAATCCCAGCATCCCGGATGGTCCGGAGGCCGCCATCCGGATGCTCACGCCGAAGTTCGACGATGCCCCGGACTCCCGCTTCGAGGTCCAGCGGATCCTCGTTGACGGGGACCTGGCAATGGTGCACGTCCGCGCTTCAGGCCCCGGACGTCCTGATGCCGCCGTCGCAGACATCTACCGCTTCGAAGCCGGGCGCATCGTGGAGCACTGGGACGTGCTGCAGCCCGTCCCCGACCATCCGGTCCACGACCACCCCATGTTTTAG
- a CDS encoding extracellular solute-binding protein, whose amino-acid sequence MTQHRRSAGLKVVGALAVPTIAALALSGCSTSAGSTSSSGGTQEFSLSFATSNNIESPFQTLAEDYMKSHSNVKITFNPQPNDSYDQTLRTQLQAGNASDVVVTTPGSGQGRSILPLAQAGFLEPLDDAAKKLVPAGSDALFGADSKVYGQAMEITVVGLVANETAAKAAGITDFPADFASLEKQCKNLQSSGKSFFALAGAAAPNTGLMAMSLAAGRVYADDPEWNAQRTSNQVTFAGSDGWKSSLEAVKKLNDAGCFQQGAAGAGFDAITQGLASGTSVAGFIPAPSWKQLKTAAAGSEFDVRALPAEQASDKAYTFASANYAFSINAASKNKDAAKAFLDWAAEPEQTKAFAEIDGALPVSGLDSYDFNGSAYKNVGDLIKGGKYGPLPNSQWPNSSVYDALATGVQGLITGQKTTDQVLQAMDAAWGQ is encoded by the coding sequence ATGACACAGCACCGTCGCTCCGCGGGTTTGAAGGTAGTTGGCGCCCTCGCCGTCCCCACCATTGCGGCCCTCGCCCTCTCTGGCTGCTCCACCTCCGCCGGCAGCACCTCTTCTTCGGGTGGAACCCAGGAATTCTCCCTCTCCTTCGCCACCTCCAACAACATCGAGAGCCCCTTCCAGACGCTGGCAGAGGACTACATGAAGTCCCACTCGAACGTGAAGATCACGTTCAACCCCCAGCCAAATGACTCCTATGACCAGACCCTGCGGACCCAGCTCCAGGCCGGCAACGCCTCGGACGTCGTGGTCACCACGCCCGGTTCCGGCCAGGGGCGCAGCATCCTGCCCCTCGCGCAGGCAGGCTTCCTGGAGCCGCTGGACGATGCCGCCAAGAAACTGGTTCCCGCCGGCAGCGACGCACTGTTCGGCGCGGACAGCAAGGTCTACGGCCAGGCCATGGAAATCACCGTGGTGGGCCTGGTGGCCAACGAGACGGCAGCGAAGGCAGCCGGCATCACTGACTTCCCCGCAGACTTCGCCTCCTTGGAGAAGCAGTGCAAAAACCTTCAGTCTTCCGGTAAGTCATTCTTCGCCCTGGCCGGCGCGGCTGCCCCCAACACCGGGCTGATGGCGATGTCCCTGGCCGCCGGTCGGGTGTACGCCGATGATCCTGAATGGAACGCCCAGAGGACCTCAAACCAGGTAACGTTCGCGGGCTCGGACGGATGGAAGTCATCCCTCGAAGCGGTCAAGAAGCTCAATGACGCCGGCTGCTTCCAGCAGGGTGCGGCCGGCGCAGGATTTGACGCAATCACCCAGGGCCTTGCCAGCGGAACCTCCGTTGCCGGCTTCATTCCCGCCCCCAGCTGGAAGCAGCTGAAGACCGCGGCAGCCGGTTCGGAATTCGATGTCCGTGCCCTCCCGGCCGAGCAGGCCTCGGACAAGGCCTACACGTTTGCCAGCGCAAACTACGCCTTCTCCATCAACGCCGCCTCCAAGAACAAGGACGCGGCCAAGGCCTTCCTCGACTGGGCGGCGGAGCCGGAACAGACCAAGGCCTTTGCCGAGATTGATGGCGCCCTTCCCGTCAGCGGACTGGACAGCTACGACTTCAACGGCAGCGCCTACAAGAACGTGGGCGACCTGATCAAGGGCGGAAAGTATGGCCCGCTGCCCAACAGCCAGTGGCCCAACTCGTCGGTCTACGACGCCCTGGCCACCGGCGTCCAAGGGTTGATCACCGGGCAGAAGACCACTGACCAGGTTCTGCAGGCCATGGATGCCGCCTGGGGACAGTAA
- a CDS encoding DUF6379 domain-containing protein, producing MPNGLLDESSLRAHPEGLAVALTIPWYRSLWLSSVTSLKLTIDGEEISGGDLSLELGRTRYALPDLPAQSETLWYLQEHPLLIARRDNPVALGSRHTVHLTGELRLPYMQIAPGRDGGPGMYVPNFVNQTLDLTVTDRPAPAPALATADAPPPPTTGRDPFSLGLTLYSASAEFRAGWYDFDGLLNRVAELGIGPGIEIVASQVLPSYPCVTDDFARSWQAAFDKHGFAASSFGANLDMGRRRDRDMTPDEEYEFTETLFHGAKKLGFPLVRIQSAKPDLLRRLLPLAEKLELQLAYEIHAPLGPNSPEIMKVRDVYAEFNSPLLGFVADFSSTMHSMSPTLLRAVRRAGLDDEALEKLQAIWATDAPMRARQEEFIGYLKGRAFDPARLGSFAHLAFNMHGHVSPREWADIMPQILHVHAKFYDIDDDGNEPAIDYPELVRVFVEGGYRGYWSSEWEGHAFAELGEVDPLLLVRRQHDLIRKSMRSVLA from the coding sequence ATGCCTAACGGACTCCTTGACGAATCCAGCCTCCGTGCCCATCCGGAGGGCCTTGCCGTTGCCCTGACCATCCCGTGGTACCGGAGCCTGTGGCTCTCCTCGGTCACCAGCCTTAAACTCACCATCGACGGCGAGGAAATCTCCGGCGGGGATCTGTCCCTGGAGCTGGGGCGCACCCGTTACGCGCTCCCGGACCTGCCCGCCCAAAGCGAAACCCTCTGGTACCTCCAGGAGCACCCCCTCCTCATTGCCAGAAGGGACAATCCCGTTGCCCTTGGCAGCCGGCACACGGTCCACCTCACCGGTGAGCTGCGCCTGCCTTACATGCAAATTGCCCCGGGCCGCGATGGTGGCCCCGGCATGTACGTCCCCAATTTTGTGAACCAAACCCTGGACTTGACCGTCACGGACCGGCCGGCACCCGCACCGGCCTTGGCGACGGCGGACGCGCCCCCTCCGCCCACGACTGGCCGGGATCCCTTCTCGCTGGGCCTGACGCTGTACTCGGCAAGCGCCGAGTTCAGGGCCGGCTGGTACGACTTCGACGGCCTGCTCAACCGCGTTGCAGAACTGGGAATCGGCCCCGGCATCGAGATCGTCGCATCCCAGGTCCTGCCCTCCTATCCGTGCGTCACGGATGATTTCGCCCGATCCTGGCAGGCTGCCTTCGACAAACACGGCTTCGCCGCCAGTTCCTTTGGGGCCAATCTGGACATGGGCCGGCGGCGCGACCGTGATATGACCCCGGACGAGGAGTACGAGTTCACGGAAACTCTCTTCCACGGCGCCAAAAAACTTGGCTTCCCGCTGGTCCGGATCCAAAGCGCCAAGCCGGATCTGCTGCGCCGGCTCCTGCCCTTGGCTGAAAAGTTGGAACTCCAGCTCGCTTACGAGATCCATGCACCACTGGGGCCGAACTCGCCGGAAATCATGAAGGTCCGCGACGTGTATGCGGAGTTCAATTCGCCGCTGCTGGGATTCGTCGCCGATTTTTCCTCGACCATGCACAGCATGTCGCCCACGCTCCTTCGGGCTGTCCGCCGTGCGGGCCTTGACGACGAAGCACTGGAGAAGCTGCAGGCCATTTGGGCCACCGATGCCCCGATGCGGGCCCGCCAGGAGGAGTTCATCGGCTACCTCAAGGGCCGTGCCTTCGATCCTGCCCGGCTTGGCTCCTTCGCCCACCTCGCCTTCAACATGCACGGCCATGTCAGCCCGCGGGAATGGGCGGACATCATGCCCCAGATCCTGCACGTCCACGCCAAGTTCTACGACATCGACGACGACGGCAACGAGCCTGCGATCGACTATCCGGAGCTGGTTCGCGTCTTCGTCGAGGGCGGCTACCGCGGCTACTGGTCAAGTGAATGGGAAGGTCACGCCTTCGCTGAACTGGGCGAGGTGGATCCCTTGCTGCTGGTGCGCAGGCAGCATGACCTGATTCGGAAGAGCATGCGCTCCGTGCTGGCTTGA
- a CDS encoding carbohydrate ABC transporter permease — MFRYTKFTLIREIGLWALALVFLAPFYFLVTTALKPDSEMYTTSALALPANPDFGNFVKVLTATGNSNVMAGLVNSVIITAGSIIGLIALGSITGYVISRSTRRWSKAAYYLFLVAIILPGQLGAVPLYMGARGLGLTGSAWGLIVLYTGMLLPLSIFLYSNFFRGLGTDYEEAATIDGASKTQVFSKVVFPMMAPATGTVTIFAGLIVWNDFFTSLIFLGGSANQTLPVAMYYFIGSLVSKWNSIFAIVIVSMIPILALFLFAQKRFIQGFSGGLKG; from the coding sequence ATGTTCCGCTACACGAAATTCACCCTGATCCGCGAAATCGGGCTCTGGGCCCTGGCCCTGGTCTTCCTCGCCCCGTTCTACTTCCTGGTGACCACGGCCCTGAAGCCGGACAGCGAAATGTACACAACCTCTGCCCTGGCCCTTCCCGCGAATCCGGACTTTGGCAACTTCGTGAAAGTCCTTACGGCCACGGGCAATTCCAACGTTATGGCCGGCCTGGTCAACAGCGTCATCATCACCGCCGGGAGCATCATCGGGTTGATCGCGCTGGGGTCCATCACCGGCTACGTTATTTCCCGCAGCACCCGCAGGTGGAGCAAGGCGGCGTACTACCTCTTCCTGGTGGCCATCATCCTTCCGGGCCAGCTCGGCGCCGTGCCGCTGTACATGGGCGCCCGTGGGCTGGGGCTCACCGGATCGGCCTGGGGCCTGATCGTCCTGTACACCGGGATGCTGCTGCCGCTCTCAATCTTCCTGTACTCGAACTTCTTCCGTGGCCTCGGTACGGACTACGAGGAAGCCGCCACGATCGACGGCGCCAGCAAGACGCAGGTCTTCTCCAAAGTGGTGTTTCCCATGATGGCTCCGGCCACCGGAACGGTCACCATCTTCGCCGGGCTGATCGTGTGGAACGACTTCTTCACTTCGCTGATCTTCCTGGGCGGATCCGCCAACCAGACACTCCCGGTGGCCATGTACTACTTCATCGGCTCGCTGGTCTCGAAGTGGAATTCCATCTTCGCGATCGTAATCGTATCCATGATTCCCATCCTGGCGTTGTTCCTGTTTGCGCAGAAGCGCTTTATCCAGGGCTTCTCCGGCGGACTCAAAGGCTGA
- a CDS encoding TIM barrel protein produces the protein MFQLAPNIDLLFSEAGDSAADRVRAAAAAGFDAVEMWGPTGKDIPALKEALQETGVQLTAQLAEPRMQFMIPPKDHAPFYAGLDAGVEVARQLGCPRMVVGSGTGFGGRKRQDQLDELIEIFAKATAHIDGSGITLVLEPVNTRVDHPGALLDRTSEAVYIARGVDSPNFGVLYDLYHSTVEGEDVVAELANAGGLINYVQIADAPGRGEPGSGSIDWSARLSDLQDSGYTGPVGLEYYPTIESAKSVRRIQELAAGR, from the coding sequence ATGTTCCAACTTGCACCCAATATCGACCTTTTGTTCTCTGAGGCAGGCGACAGCGCAGCAGACCGAGTCCGCGCGGCCGCCGCGGCAGGCTTTGATGCGGTGGAAATGTGGGGCCCCACCGGCAAGGACATCCCCGCCCTCAAAGAGGCGCTGCAGGAAACCGGCGTCCAGCTCACCGCCCAGCTCGCTGAACCCCGGATGCAGTTCATGATCCCGCCCAAGGACCACGCCCCCTTCTATGCGGGCCTGGATGCCGGGGTGGAGGTTGCGCGGCAGCTGGGCTGCCCCCGGATGGTAGTGGGCAGCGGGACCGGCTTCGGCGGCCGGAAACGGCAGGACCAGCTCGACGAACTGATCGAAATCTTCGCCAAGGCAACGGCCCACATCGACGGATCCGGCATCACCCTGGTCCTGGAACCGGTCAACACCCGGGTGGACCACCCCGGAGCGTTGCTGGACAGGACCTCCGAAGCCGTTTACATCGCCAGGGGAGTGGACTCGCCCAACTTCGGCGTCCTCTACGACCTCTACCACTCAACGGTGGAAGGCGAGGACGTGGTGGCGGAACTGGCCAACGCCGGCGGCCTGATCAATTACGTCCAGATTGCCGACGCGCCGGGCCGCGGCGAGCCGGGCTCCGGTTCCATCGACTGGTCCGCCAGGCTTTCCGACCTGCAGGACAGCGGCTACACCGGTCCCGTCGGGCTTGAGTACTACCCCACCATCGAGTCCGCCAAGTCTGTCCGGCGCATCCAGGAACTGGCGGCTGGGCGGTGA
- a CDS encoding DUF6379 domain-containing protein, which yields MIADRIIEQGTLTSHDGRAAVEVRIPWYRALPGSCIAGAALTIDGVAAPEESLRWTMNNRTFSFEELVDQTDEWWFPLDSAVLSGDLPVDASRAGHEVRVDVKLYIPYIITDHGVLHIEEHDTKTMKVAQR from the coding sequence ATGATCGCCGACCGCATAATCGAGCAAGGAACACTCACCAGTCATGACGGCCGCGCCGCCGTCGAGGTCCGTATTCCCTGGTACCGGGCCCTTCCCGGGTCCTGCATTGCCGGGGCAGCACTCACCATTGACGGGGTTGCGGCGCCGGAGGAATCACTGCGCTGGACCATGAACAACCGCACGTTCAGCTTTGAGGAGCTCGTGGACCAGACCGACGAGTGGTGGTTCCCGCTGGACTCCGCAGTTCTTTCCGGTGACCTGCCGGTGGATGCTTCCCGCGCCGGGCACGAGGTGCGGGTGGACGTGAAGCTCTACATCCCCTACATCATCACCGACCACGGCGTGCTGCACATCGAAGAGCACGACACCAAGACCATGAAGGTGGCACAGCGATGA
- a CDS encoding GAF domain-containing sensor histidine kinase, translated as MTVNEMVRDAVLAGTGLPIPGPEGHVEVPAASERLQNLVELARTVCGQPVTAINIITEDLQYQAATAGMEPYLCTREDSMCAVGFLSGEPTVLEDASLDPRYRDNPYVDGRRSSARFYASIPLATNDGFVLGTLCAGGREAGRLSGEQLRGLETLAAQIVDVLQLEHRARRLADALAEAERSNTLLAEFAGRISHDLRNPLTSILGFVELGEMDVEAGDDTRLPEYLGIVGRTGRRMLSMVEDVLAFATIGGDLRPARVSLAGLVQEVIADLAAAMEETGASVDWGELTFTADPVQTRVLLQNVIHNALTYRRPGVPPVIHITGHRGEDGAVLRVVDNGKGIAAADRERVLDPLVRLDRQGDPPGSGLGLATCARIAAAAGGRLELGAAPGSGTIVTIHLGPDS; from the coding sequence ATGACCGTGAATGAGATGGTTCGTGACGCAGTCCTCGCCGGAACCGGACTGCCAATTCCTGGTCCGGAGGGACATGTGGAGGTCCCGGCTGCGTCGGAACGGTTGCAGAACCTTGTCGAACTGGCCCGCACGGTCTGTGGCCAGCCGGTAACCGCCATCAACATCATTACCGAAGACCTCCAGTACCAGGCAGCCACGGCCGGGATGGAGCCGTATCTGTGCACCAGGGAAGACTCCATGTGCGCGGTGGGGTTCCTCAGCGGGGAACCCACCGTCCTCGAGGATGCTTCCCTCGATCCCAGGTACCGCGATAATCCCTACGTTGATGGCCGTCGGAGCAGCGCCAGGTTCTACGCCTCGATCCCGTTGGCAACGAACGACGGATTTGTCCTGGGGACCTTATGTGCCGGCGGCCGGGAAGCGGGACGCCTCAGCGGCGAACAACTCCGCGGCCTTGAGACGCTCGCTGCCCAAATCGTAGACGTCCTGCAGCTGGAACACCGTGCGCGCCGCCTGGCTGATGCGCTGGCCGAAGCTGAGCGCAGCAACACCCTCCTGGCGGAGTTTGCCGGCCGGATCAGCCACGACCTCCGCAACCCGCTGACCTCGATCCTCGGATTTGTGGAACTGGGCGAGATGGACGTCGAAGCAGGTGATGACACCCGGCTGCCGGAGTATCTGGGCATTGTCGGCAGGACCGGGCGGCGGATGTTGTCGATGGTCGAGGACGTCCTGGCGTTCGCCACCATCGGCGGAGACCTGCGGCCGGCCAGGGTTTCCCTCGCAGGCCTGGTTCAGGAAGTCATAGCGGACCTTGCCGCCGCCATGGAGGAGACCGGAGCGTCCGTGGACTGGGGGGAGCTGACATTTACCGCGGACCCGGTCCAGACCCGGGTACTGCTGCAGAACGTGATCCACAATGCCCTCACTTACCGCCGGCCAGGCGTCCCGCCGGTCATCCACATCACCGGTCACCGCGGCGAAGACGGCGCGGTCCTGCGCGTGGTCGACAATGGCAAGGGCATCGCCGCTGCCGACCGCGAACGCGTCCTCGATCCGCTGGTGCGCCTTGACCGCCAGGGGGACCCGCCCGGATCCGGCCTAGGCCTGGCGACTTGCGCCCGGATAGCCGCCGCGGCCGGCGGGCGACTTGAACTCGGGGCCGCCCCCGGCTCCGGGACCATTGTCACCATTCACCTGGGACCTGACAGCTAA